From Agrobacterium vitis:
GATATCGCCTGCGACCATTACCACCGCTACCCGGAAGACATCGCGCTGATGCGCGGGCTTGGGGTGAAGGCCTATCGGCTTTCCACCGCTTGGCCGCGTATTTTCCCAACCGGCAGTGGGCAGGTGAACCAGCGGGGATTGGATTTCTACGACCGGGTGATCGATCTGGCCTTGCATGAGGGAATTGAGCCGTGGATTTGCCTGCATCATTGGGACATGCCCGTCACAGTGGAAGAGAATGGCGGCTGGCGCAATCGCGATACGGCGAAGGTTTTTGCCGATTACGCCGCCGTTGTCGCCAGGCATTTTGGTGATCGGGTCAAACGCTTTGCGCCGATCAACGAGCCGAATGTGATTCCGTGGGTGGCCTATAATGTCGGGCGTCATGCGCCCGGAAAGCAGGATTATCCCTCCAGCCTTCAGGCCATTCACACACTCAATCTCGCCCATGGTTACTCGGTGTCAGCAGTGCGGGCAGAAGCGCCGCAAGCCGAGGTGGGCAATATTGTTTCTCTTGGCCCGGTGCGTCCACATTATGACGATGCGGCCCATGAAGAAGCGCGAGTTCTGGGCGATTGCCTGTGGCGCAGGGTGACTGTTGATCCGCTCTGGCTCGGCACCTACCCAGAGCCGATTGCGGATGCCATGCAGCCCTTCATTCAACCCGGTGATATGGACGCCATTTCGCAAAAAATGGATTTTTTCGGCCTCAACCACTATAATCCGGTGTTTGTTGGCCCGAATAAAACCACCACCTTTGGCGTATCGGAAACAGCACCCCCGACAGGCATGGGACCACTCACCGATGTCAACTGGGTGGTCGATCCGGCAGCCTTTCTGGAACAGATCCGGGACACCAGCGCCCGCTATGGCAAGCCAACCATTTACATCACTGAAAACGGTGCCTCCTACCCGGATGCCCTTGGCCCAGACCGGAAGGTGATCGACAATGACCGCATCGCCTATTTCAACCTCTATTTGAATGCGCTGCTGGATGCGCTGGATGAGGGCCATGATATCAGAGGCTATTTCGCCTGGTCGCTGATGGATAATTTCGAATGGGGCCGCGGCTATTCCAAGCGGTTTGGCTTGGTTTACGTCGATAATCCCACTCTGCAACGCATTCCCAAACAATCCTATCATTGGCTCAGCGATGTGATTGCCGCCAATGCCCTATAAATCCAAGCGACGAGAGGGCAGATCATGATCAGCTATATCGTCAAGCGCCTGCTTGGCATGATTGTGGTGATGTTTCTGGTGGTGACCATTGTGTTCATCATCGTGCGCGTCACCCCCGGCGATCCCGCAGCCGTCATGCTGGGGCCGGATGCGTCAGCCCAAGATGTTGCCGATCTGCGCTCCAAGCTGGGGCTGGATCAATCGCTGATCTCGCAATACGTATTTTATATCGGGGCCTTGTTGACAGGTGATCTGGGCCGCTCGATCTTTCTGGATATGCCAGTGGGCGCTGCCCTATTGCAGCGGGCCGAGCCAACCTTTTTCCTCACGCTGTTTGCGCTGCTGATTGCCTGCGTGCTGGCGCTTCCCATTGGTATTTATGCCGCCTATCGGCGCGGCTCATGGCTCGATCAAGCGGTGACGGCCATTGCCATGCTGGCGGCCAGCATTCCCAGCTTTTGGCTGGGGTTGATCCTGATGCAGTTCTTTGCGGTGAAGTTGCAACTCTTTCCCGTCTCCGGCTATGGCGGACCGGGCACAAGTTTTCTGGAGCGGATGTACCATCTGGCTTTGCCAGCCATTGCGCTGGGTCTGGTCTCATCATCCCTGATCCTGCGCTTTACCCGTGCCTCTATGCTGGATGTGCTGGGCGATGATTTTGTGCGCACCGCCCGCGCCAAAGGCCTGCAAGAGCGGCATGTGGTGCTGCGCCATGCGCTGAAAAACGCCTTGATCCCCATCCTCACCGTGGTGGGACTGACGGCGGCGGTGCTGATTTCCGGCGCGGTTGTCACCGAGACGGTGTTTGGCCTGCCCGGCATTGGCAGTCTCGTGGTCTCTGCCGTTTTGCGCCGCGATTATCCGGTTATCCAAGGGGCCTTGCTGGTGATTGCTGGCCTCTACGTGCTGGTGAATTTCGCCATTGATATGCTCTATCTGCTGATTGATCCGAGGGTGCGTTACTGATGACCCAACCCATATCCTTTGAGAGCGCACCCCCACCGCAATCAGAAACCCTGCGCTTTCTGCGCCGCCTTTTGCGCCGCAAGACGGTGGCGATTGGCCTGTGCATTCTCGCCATCTTCGTGCTTTTGGCAGTGTTGGCACCATGGATCGCCCCTTATTCTCACTATAAACTCTCGATCATGAATCGGCTAAAACCACCGAGCGGAACCTATTGGTTTGGCACCGATGAGTTTGGACGCGATGTGTTTTCACGCACGATTTATGCGGGGCGACTGTCTTTGCTGGTTGGGGCGTCGGTGGTGGTGCTGTCATCGCTGATCGGCGTCACGCTTGGGCTGCTTGCGGGCTTTTTTCACCGTCTGGACACCCCCATCGCCCGGCTGATTGATGCGATGATGGCCTTTCCCGATATTCTGCTGGCCATCGCATTGGTAGCGGCCCTTGGGCCATCGCTCACCACGGTGATCATTGCACTTTCAGTGGTTTACGCCCCCCGATTGGCCCGGATTGTGCGAGCCTCAACACTGGTGATCCGCGAGCTACCCTATATCGAAGCGGCCCGTGCGCTTGGTATTTCCACCACACACATCATGGTGCGGCATGTGCTGCGCAATCTGATGTCGCCCATTCTGGTGCAGGCTACATTTTTGTTTGCCAGCGCCATGTTGGCTGAGGCTGGCCTGTCGTTTCTGGGCGTTGGCGTCAGCCCGGAAATCCCCACCTGGGGCACGATGATTGCGGCTGGTCGGCAATATGTCGATCAGGCCGACTGGATGACGCTGTTTCCCGGTTTTGCCATCATTCTCTCTGTGATGTCGCTTCAGATCGTCGGTGACGGTTTGCGCGACATGCTCGACCCAAGACTGCAAAAGGATATTTGACCATGCTCCCTCAGGAACAAGGCTTGGGCCTCCTGCTGTTGAAAAACCTCCGCCCTCTGGCCTTTGGCGCGGCAACGCCCCCGCAAGTCATCGATATTTTGATCGGCGCTGATGGCAAGATCATCAAGGTTGGGCAAGATATTGCCCTGACAGAAGATGCCGAAGTGATCGACGGCAAAGGCGCGTGGATCTCGCCCGGCTGGGTCGATCTGCATGTGCATATCTGGCATGGCGGCACGGATATTTCCATTCGCCCATCGGAATGCGGGGCTGAACGCGGCGTGACCACGCTGGTCGATGCAGGCTCCGCTGGAGAGGCGAATTTCCACGGCTTTCGCGAATATATCATTGAGCCATCGCGCGAGCGGATCAAAGCCTTCTTGAACCTCGGCTCGATTGGTCTGGTGGCCTGCAACCGCGTGCCGGAACTGCGCGACATCAAGGATATCGATCTCGACCGTATTCTGGAATGCTACGCCGACAACAGTGAGCATATCGTTGGCCTGAAAGTGCGCGCCAGCCATGTTATTACCGGATCATGGGGCGTAACTCCGGTCAAACTCGGCAAGAAAATCGCCAAAATCCTGAAAATTCCGATGATGGTGCATGTGGGCGAACCGCCAGCACTTTACGATGAAGTGCTGGAAATTCTAGGCCCCGGCGATGTCATCACCCATTGCTTCAACGGCAAGGCCGGGTCC
This genomic window contains:
- a CDS encoding GH1 family beta-glucosidase, with translation MSRSFPPDFLWGVAASAFQTEGAVHADGRGQSVWDVYSHTPGRTTNGDTADIACDHYHRYPEDIALMRGLGVKAYRLSTAWPRIFPTGSGQVNQRGLDFYDRVIDLALHEGIEPWICLHHWDMPVTVEENGGWRNRDTAKVFADYAAVVARHFGDRVKRFAPINEPNVIPWVAYNVGRHAPGKQDYPSSLQAIHTLNLAHGYSVSAVRAEAPQAEVGNIVSLGPVRPHYDDAAHEEARVLGDCLWRRVTVDPLWLGTYPEPIADAMQPFIQPGDMDAISQKMDFFGLNHYNPVFVGPNKTTTFGVSETAPPTGMGPLTDVNWVVDPAAFLEQIRDTSARYGKPTIYITENGASYPDALGPDRKVIDNDRIAYFNLYLNALLDALDEGHDIRGYFAWSLMDNFEWGRGYSKRFGLVYVDNPTLQRIPKQSYHWLSDVIAANAL
- a CDS encoding ABC transporter permease, with the protein product MISYIVKRLLGMIVVMFLVVTIVFIIVRVTPGDPAAVMLGPDASAQDVADLRSKLGLDQSLISQYVFYIGALLTGDLGRSIFLDMPVGAALLQRAEPTFFLTLFALLIACVLALPIGIYAAYRRGSWLDQAVTAIAMLAASIPSFWLGLILMQFFAVKLQLFPVSGYGGPGTSFLERMYHLALPAIALGLVSSSLILRFTRASMLDVLGDDFVRTARAKGLQERHVVLRHALKNALIPILTVVGLTAAVLISGAVVTETVFGLPGIGSLVVSAVLRRDYPVIQGALLVIAGLYVLVNFAIDMLYLLIDPRVRY
- a CDS encoding ABC transporter permease, whose product is MTQPISFESAPPPQSETLRFLRRLLRRKTVAIGLCILAIFVLLAVLAPWIAPYSHYKLSIMNRLKPPSGTYWFGTDEFGRDVFSRTIYAGRLSLLVGASVVVLSSLIGVTLGLLAGFFHRLDTPIARLIDAMMAFPDILLAIALVAALGPSLTTVIIALSVVYAPRLARIVRASTLVIRELPYIEAARALGISTTHIMVRHVLRNLMSPILVQATFLFASAMLAEAGLSFLGVGVSPEIPTWGTMIAAGRQYVDQADWMTLFPGFAIILSVMSLQIVGDGLRDMLDPRLQKDI
- a CDS encoding amidohydrolase/deacetylase family metallohydrolase; the protein is MLPQEQGLGLLLLKNLRPLAFGAATPPQVIDILIGADGKIIKVGQDIALTEDAEVIDGKGAWISPGWVDLHVHIWHGGTDISIRPSECGAERGVTTLVDAGSAGEANFHGFREYIIEPSRERIKAFLNLGSIGLVACNRVPELRDIKDIDLDRILECYADNSEHIVGLKVRASHVITGSWGVTPVKLGKKIAKILKIPMMVHVGEPPALYDEVLEILGPGDVITHCFNGKAGSSIMEDEDLYNLAERCAGEGIRLDIGHGGASFSFKVAEAAIKRGLLPFSISTDLHGHSMNFPVWDLATTMSKLLSVGMPFEKVVEAVTHAPASVIRLSMQDRLTPGARADFTIFDLVDSDLEATDSNGDVARLTQLFEPRHAVIGREAIAASRYIPRARKLVRHSHGYSWR